The Henckelia pumila isolate YLH828 unplaced genomic scaffold, ASM3356847v2 CTG_461:::fragment_3, whole genome shotgun sequence genome window below encodes:
- the LOC140871213 gene encoding probable serine/threonine-protein kinase PBL3 isoform X2, with protein MPRSNDNWERLVAATLKRELYRQLALAHSIETNVSSTTLSSDHFTFASALHDSDPAAHSNINIPFSGDDSSLPTPRSEAQVVSSPYLKAFSLNELKNATRNFRPGALLGEGGFGNVYKGWIDEHTLTPAKPGSGVVIAVKKLNPDGFQGHKEWLTEVNYLGQLRHTNLVKLIGYCCEADNRLLVYEFMPRGSLDNHLFRRGSQPLSWATRIKVAIGAGRGLCFLHEAVHQVIHRDFKPSNILLDGEFNAKLSDFGLARPGPKEGKSHTSTEVRGTRGYAAPEYVATGRLSAKCDVYSFGVVLLELLSGQRAHDNKNDGVELGLAEWAKPYLGYKRKLSRIMDTKLEGQYTQEAAFSVASLTLKCLCTDPKLRPRMTEVLDTLEKLQASKNIFLLLPPMTWGRGRVDGRLPSRAFPHAKFDTLRVLVFLRSGTAFRVPVVDVSVVDLTARLEKAASYDEIKAAIKSSIFDARAEIALNGNFIKFLSWYDNEWGYSNRVIDLIRYMATSA; from the exons ATGCCAAGATCAAACGATAACTGGGAGAGGCTGGTGGCGGCCACTCTTAAAAGAGAGCTTTATCGACAGCTAGCGCTTGCCCATTCAATAGAAACTAACGTCAGCTCCACCACACTATCTTCAGATCATTTCACCTTTGCCTCTGCTCTTCATGACTCTGATCCTGCTG CTCATTCCAACATAAACATTCCCTTTTCCGGTGATGATTCAAGCCTTCCTACTCCAAGATCAGAAGCACAAGTTGTCTCATCACCATACTTGAAGGCCTTTTCTTTGAATGAGTTAAAGAATGCAACAAGAAACTTTCGACCCGGTGCTCTTCTCGGGGAAGGAGGATTTGGTAATGTTTACAAAGGGTGGATTGATGAGCATACACTTACCCCTGCAAAGCCCGGTTCCGGGGTCGTCATCGCTGTCAAGAAGTTGAATCCTGATGGTTTCCAAGGTCACAAAGAGTGGTTG ACAGAAGTTAATTATCTTGGTCAACTTCGTCATACCAACCTTGTTAAACTTATCGGATACTGCTGCGAGGCCGATAACCGGCTTTTGGTCTACGAGTTCATGCCCAGAGGAAGTCTCGATAATCACTTGTTTAGGA GAGGGTCTCAACCCCTTTCTTGGGCGACCCGTATCAAGGTTGCAATAGGTGCAGGCAGAGGCCTTTGTTTCTTGCACGAAGCTGTACACCAGGTGATACATAGAGATTTTAAGCCCTCTAACATCCTTCTTGATGGG GAATTCAATGCAAAGCTGTCTGACTTCGGTTTGGCCAGACCGGGCCCGAAAGAGGGTAAAAGTCACACATCTACAGAAGTCAGGGGTACCAGAGGTTATGCTGCACCAGAATATGTGGCCACAG GGAGGCTGTCAGCAAAATGCGATGTGTACAGTTTCGGGGTAGTTTTGCTTGAACTTTTGTCTGGACAACGAGCTCATGATAATAAAAATGACGGCGTCGAGCTAGGCCTCGCCGAATGGGCGAAACCGTACTTGGGTTACAAGAGAAAATTGTCCCGGATTATGGACACAAAGCTGGAGGGACAATATACTCAGGAAGCAGCATTCAGCGTTGCTAGTTTAACTTTGAAATGTCTATGCACCGACCCGAAACTCAGGCCACGCATGACCGAGGTTTTAGACACACTCGAAAAGCTCCAAGCTTCAAAAAACA TTTTCCTCCTTCTGCCTCCCATGACGTGGGGTAGAGGTAGAGTAGACGGCCGGCTGCCATCTCGGGCTTTCCCTCATG CGAAGTTTGACACTCTTCGCGTGTTGGTGTTTTTGCGCTCTGGCACGGCTTTTCGTGTTCCAGTCGTCGATGTCTCAGTTGTCGATCTCACTGCAAGGCTCGAGAAGGCAGCTTCATATGATGAAATCAAAGCAGCGATCAA GTCAAGTATCTTCGACGCCAGGGCCGAAATTGCTCTAAACGGCAACTTCATCAAGTTTCTCTCTTGGTACGACAATGAATGGGGTTACAG CAACCGCGTGATCGACTTGATTCGTTACATGGCGACGTCTGCTTGA
- the LOC140871213 gene encoding probable serine/threonine-protein kinase PBL3 isoform X1, whose translation MPRSNDNWERLVAATLKRELYRQLALAHSIETNVSSTTLSSDHFTFASALHDSDPAAHSNINIPFSGDDSSLPTPRSEAQVVSSPYLKAFSLNELKNATRNFRPGALLGEGGFGNVYKGWIDEHTLTPAKPGSGVVIAVKKLNPDGFQGHKEWLTEVNYLGQLRHTNLVKLIGYCCEADNRLLVYEFMPRGSLDNHLFRRGSQPLSWATRIKVAIGAGRGLCFLHEAVHQVIHRDFKPSNILLDGEFNAKLSDFGLARPGPKEGKSHTSTEVRGTRGYAAPEYVATGRLSAKCDVYSFGVVLLELLSGQRAHDNKNDGVELGLAEWAKPYLGYKRKLSRIMDTKLEGQYTQEAAFSVASLTLKCLCTDPKLRPRMTEVLDTLEKLQASKNNLLLSVASVFLLLPPMTWGRGRVDGRLPSRAFPHAKFDTLRVLVFLRSGTAFRVPVVDVSVVDLTARLEKAASYDEIKAAIKSSIFDARAEIALNGNFIKFLSWYDNEWGYSNRVIDLIRYMATSA comes from the exons ATGCCAAGATCAAACGATAACTGGGAGAGGCTGGTGGCGGCCACTCTTAAAAGAGAGCTTTATCGACAGCTAGCGCTTGCCCATTCAATAGAAACTAACGTCAGCTCCACCACACTATCTTCAGATCATTTCACCTTTGCCTCTGCTCTTCATGACTCTGATCCTGCTG CTCATTCCAACATAAACATTCCCTTTTCCGGTGATGATTCAAGCCTTCCTACTCCAAGATCAGAAGCACAAGTTGTCTCATCACCATACTTGAAGGCCTTTTCTTTGAATGAGTTAAAGAATGCAACAAGAAACTTTCGACCCGGTGCTCTTCTCGGGGAAGGAGGATTTGGTAATGTTTACAAAGGGTGGATTGATGAGCATACACTTACCCCTGCAAAGCCCGGTTCCGGGGTCGTCATCGCTGTCAAGAAGTTGAATCCTGATGGTTTCCAAGGTCACAAAGAGTGGTTG ACAGAAGTTAATTATCTTGGTCAACTTCGTCATACCAACCTTGTTAAACTTATCGGATACTGCTGCGAGGCCGATAACCGGCTTTTGGTCTACGAGTTCATGCCCAGAGGAAGTCTCGATAATCACTTGTTTAGGA GAGGGTCTCAACCCCTTTCTTGGGCGACCCGTATCAAGGTTGCAATAGGTGCAGGCAGAGGCCTTTGTTTCTTGCACGAAGCTGTACACCAGGTGATACATAGAGATTTTAAGCCCTCTAACATCCTTCTTGATGGG GAATTCAATGCAAAGCTGTCTGACTTCGGTTTGGCCAGACCGGGCCCGAAAGAGGGTAAAAGTCACACATCTACAGAAGTCAGGGGTACCAGAGGTTATGCTGCACCAGAATATGTGGCCACAG GGAGGCTGTCAGCAAAATGCGATGTGTACAGTTTCGGGGTAGTTTTGCTTGAACTTTTGTCTGGACAACGAGCTCATGATAATAAAAATGACGGCGTCGAGCTAGGCCTCGCCGAATGGGCGAAACCGTACTTGGGTTACAAGAGAAAATTGTCCCGGATTATGGACACAAAGCTGGAGGGACAATATACTCAGGAAGCAGCATTCAGCGTTGCTAGTTTAACTTTGAAATGTCTATGCACCGACCCGAAACTCAGGCCACGCATGACCGAGGTTTTAGACACACTCGAAAAGCTCCAAGCTTCAAAAAACA ACCTTTTATTATCTGTTGCCTCAGTTTTCCTCCTTCTGCCTCCCATGACGTGGGGTAGAGGTAGAGTAGACGGCCGGCTGCCATCTCGGGCTTTCCCTCATG CGAAGTTTGACACTCTTCGCGTGTTGGTGTTTTTGCGCTCTGGCACGGCTTTTCGTGTTCCAGTCGTCGATGTCTCAGTTGTCGATCTCACTGCAAGGCTCGAGAAGGCAGCTTCATATGATGAAATCAAAGCAGCGATCAA GTCAAGTATCTTCGACGCCAGGGCCGAAATTGCTCTAAACGGCAACTTCATCAAGTTTCTCTCTTGGTACGACAATGAATGGGGTTACAG CAACCGCGTGATCGACTTGATTCGTTACATGGCGACGTCTGCTTGA